tttgaattctttttttcttctcctttcttttccttgaaaaagGAACCTAAAGTTTTTAtaggtttatatttatttattttcacacttCCCTGTTTCTGGAACTACTTtgcaagagaaaacagagaatgtTACTAGAAAAAGGGAAATATCATTTCCCTAATTTTATGCTCAGAAGTGAATTAAATTCTCACTTATAATGATATCAAAAAGGTTTTTATCTTCAGTTTTACTTAGTGTGAAACATGAATAAAAACCAaggtggaggccgggcgcggtggctcaagcctgtaatcccagcactttgggaggccgaggcgggtggatcacgaggtcgagagatcgagaccatcctggtcaacatggtgaaaccccgtctctactaaaaatacaaaaaattagctgggcatggtggtgcgtgcctgtaatcccagctactcaggaggctgaggcaggagaattgcctgaacccaggaggcggaggttgcggtgagccgagatcgcgccattgcactccagcctgggtaacaagagcgaaactctgtctcaaaaaaaaaatcaaaaacaaaaacaaacaaacaaaaaaaccaaggtGGAATATCAATCCTCCATTCAAGTTTCATGGTATCCCTTATTACACGTATGTAGATAATTGGATCATATTGAATTCTCATCAATAAGACACAGGCATTTGATCATGATTACCAACAAACACTGggtgacttaaaaaaattacttcaaatcaTTTTGATTTGTCTTCAATTCAATTTTACTTTTATGATATCTATAACCATATAgatctaaatattatttttgttcccTGCAGATTCCTGACATAACTATCAACTAGTTTGCTACCTTATTCTTATTGGCCTACTTACAAGAATCAACATTTCATAAGGGAACCAAGCTAATTCCTGATTCTgagattttaataaacaaaagccTGTATATTTAGTAGACTTCTACTACCTGTAGCTTGAGTAACAAAAATCTCTGAACCTCCAAAAGTTTGTTTGAATCCCAAACTTCATATGATTTTCAAACctattcctatatatatatacctattgtTTCATAATAATCCCCTAAGTGCATCACAACTAAAACCTAGCAATAAAAAACCATCACAAACATAGCTGAATATCAGACCACTGGATTTATTTGGTTAAAATGATTTGGCTTTTTACACAATTGtggaaaaaatcaaataatataaattctaCCTTTAATGTGTAGTTCAAGATTTATTTTAGTACACAGGTTTTCAGATGAAGCCTGCCAGTCAGTATTTGGGGCCAAAGACAAACTGAGAACTTGTTAGAGAATAAGAGGCTAATTCTTTCTGTACAAGATGAATACAATAAAGGTTATGAGTAGAGACATTAATGGGTGGCCAATAAAATTAGCAATTTAACAAGATGATCAATAATAGAAGCCTGATCCACAAGTTGGTCTGTAACAAGAAGACTGGCAACTCCTAGAAGCCAAGTAGGTTGGGCGGCAGAATCCAGATCCATAGCCCAGGGAAGGGAAGCCACAGCCTCCATAACCCAGGGATCTGAAGCCACTGGATCCACAGCCCACTGAGTAGCAGCTCCTAGATCCATAGCCCAGGGGACGGCAGCTGCTGGAGCCAAAGCCTAGAGGCACAGAGTAAGTCGTCTGGCAGGGACTGAAGAGCGTGGATGTCCTGGGGCGGTAGCAGGAGGTCTGACAGGGGCTGGACTCCACACAGGATGCCTGGTAGCTGGTAGGCTCCCAGCAGGCTTCCTGACAGCCCCTGTAGAGAGAGGAACCCAGCTGACAGGTGCTGGGAGAGCAGAGATCAGTGCTGTAGACCAGGTTTCTGGGGTAGGAAGAGCCACAGGAGGCGCCTGGGTAGCGCAGGTAGCCCCCGCAGGAGCGGGAGGAGAAGTTTCCAGAGCAGCAGTTGTAGGACATGCTGATGTGAGATGTGAATTCAGCTGAGTTACACGGAGAAGATCTGAGTTTGGATGCCACTCCTGGAAGGGACCATTTATATACTTTCAGCTGCGGGTGTGGCACCTGACAGGGTCATCCTTCATGTATTTGAGCTCCCACATTTGCATATAAGTAACTTAGTAATCTTGGTAATTGCAGTTAACACGCTTCATCTTATATTTATGGAAGaactcattttgtttttacagCTCTGCGTCAATGAAATACATTTACGTTACAAATGCTATGACTGTATGTGATTAATGCCCACTCCATTATGGCCAGGAAGGCCCCTCTCATTTTCTCTGGCTGGGAAATTCTTTCCGTCTTGGGTGGGGATGGCAGTGTACTCATATTTTTTGTCAGTGGCCTAGAGACAGAAATCTTATTGGTTCACACTCTCCAAAATAGTTTGCCATCTATTTTTTACTATAATCAATGTTTTTAATTCCTGTCTCAAGGCCTATATAAAAGTAAGCCAGAGGGATTGAGAGATAACTAAAAACAGATATCATCTTGAacacatatttagaaaaaaaaagtatttagaaaaaagaaatcaaaacaaaagccaaaaaaaaaaaaaaaagaaaaaaaaaagaaaaagaaaaagaaaaacaccaataTGGACAAATGTGAAAGAAGCAAACCTCACCTCACTGTTAAGATGAGGTAGGAAATAAGTCACAGTAGCAGAAGGATGATCAGGACTGTCAGGGTTTGCAGCTAACTGATGGATACTCCATCCTGAAAGCAAATCAGAATGCTTTCAAATAAACTTATTTAATAGCTTTTGTATGATGCAGTCATATTTGTAAATGTCCTGGAGCCTACATGCTTACAACACCTCTAACCCTCCACCTCAGTATTCTGAACGCCTTCTGAGTATTTTCAGAGTAATACCACCAGCTTTTATGTTTTTCCCTCTTCTTGTGGTACGTGACTCTGTCCCAGCCCTCTTTAAAGAGATGGATTTAGGTTTTGTGGGTGTTGAAAAGTATAATTTGGGGATCCTCATTAAAAATaccatattattaatataataataaatataaacatggatATTAATATAGAATAAACACTTCCAAAGTTAACAAAACTCAAGACATCACAAAAGCAAGACAATAATATACCATTATCGTCATCGTCTGTAaccttttcctgtattttttggCTGCATCCTCTTGGATCATCTCTACATATGACAATGATTTTTCAACATGATTTTCTGCAGAACAAATGGAAGTAAAATTCAGTGTGTGTTTTAGAAATAGTATATCAGAActacttgaattattttttaatgacacagaaaagttttttttttacattgctttTTCTTGTGAGCAATGCCACAGCTGTAACATCCTCTGTCATTTCTTTTCAGCAGTGCTTCAAGCCTGAGATTGTGCGCCTCTCATCCAGATGTCCGTGGTTCACTTCCCACCTGTGCCTGTTGGCAATGGGGGCTGTTTGTATGAGGATCGGCTACACACAGCTGTGGATCCGGGGTTTTAGGGGTCTCCTAGTTTGTGGCAGAGCTGTGGCCTTCTTCCAACCCTTGTAAGGTTTATAAGGTAAACGCTAGGGGCTAGATATATGAGAATAGTGCAGGAAGCCCTCTGGAGATGCCCACAGCCTGAGGACACCATCAGAGACTCTTAACCAGCAGCATAGCTGGAGCAGCAGGTTCCTTCCAGTCTCCTTGGGAGTGCTAATAGAGCTTTGGAAAAGGTCAGGCAAGAGAAGGACCCTCAAGTTTACCCTTCATTAAGTTACATCTCTGCCTCTGCCTAACATGCCCTGCCAAAGATGTCTGAGCCTGTGCAAATATGTGATGTCAGGGGTtcaagatatataaagaaatataaagccaTGGCTTATGTCATGGAATTGCAAATCTATTTAATAAAAAGGTACTAAAATTATACAACGGATACTAAAAGTACCAACTTTTTCttaatgtaaatatatgtttaattagAATTTTCTTTAGAACTCGCTATATAAAACTTGCATAAGTCAAAGAAACGACAAAGAAGCTTCCCGCACATCAAACAGCTGCTTTTAACAACTTTATCCCGTGATCTTCTAAATATCTACATTTTTTCTATAAGCTCTTGGCAGCTAGGTGAAAAGTTCTGGGTCACATGATGCTGTGAAGACCATTTCCTTCTCAAATCCCCATTTTCCAAAGAACTTTTTGAAAGTAGTCATCCTATCACAACTAAGGGTAACTTTTTGTTGAATGGAAATAGGACCAGTGTTAATCAAATTAACAAAGTCAGCCAATGTGTTGATCAGGGCTCAGCCTTCTAACTTCCCTCCCCGCTTTGCAATAGTGCCCTTCTCTTCTTCATGCATTTCCTGCGTTTTCTGCAGTACTGTGGTGGTGAATGGTACCAATTAAAATAATAGACCACAAACGCATAGGTCCTCTGTCAAATCCAGCCCACCTAGGTTTGTTCATCTCACAAATGCAGGCCCCCATGGGCTTTTTATTAAACTAAAATAGTTGCTAATATTCAACAATCAAAAGATTcacaaaaatttgtatttgtgttttaaaaaaaaatccaaaagtctGGTGATGCTGGGTTTCCTCGCTCACAGTTGGCTGGAGCTGAAGACAAGCTGCTCCACTGATGTGGGACATGCTTCTTATCATCCCCACAACTCTAACCACCATTTTGTCTCCCAGTTCCACAGCCAAATTTCAGTTGTGATTACGCATCAAGCCTGAACTATTATTTTGTGTCGGTTAATGTCTCTATCAGAAGTGAGAGAATGTGAGATGAATTAAGAAGCTTTGGgttttaagaaaatttctgaaaactaTTTCCTTGCGCACTTGACAAATATTCTTTCATGTTTAATAGGAAAATACATCATGGTGGTGACAATGGATTAGAATATGAGGCATCAATCATCAAACAAATCTCAAATCCACTAAGCCACCTCACTTATATTTATGACCTGCCTGCATCATGTAGTGATTTGAAATAATCTCCTCTGACTTCAAATACTTTATAAGCCAGCAGAATTTGAGTTGGTTTTTATATGCTGGGCAAATGCTTAAATCAGTGGTGTCTAACTTCGTATATAAAAAATGGGTCATTTTAGAACATACAAATAAACCAAAACGTatttgattaattaaaaaaacaaatgattaaatTCCTCTTAAGGCTGCCTCATTGATGGTTCTGATGTAACACCATTTTTGGAAATTACTTCCTTAAATTAAAAGGTTAACATCTAGCCAGGACCCCATAGGAAATCCTCATAACCCTGTGAAATCATACTATATATCTGACCAATTGTAATCCCCTCTGGACAGGGCTTGTCTGTCAAAGTAtataaagtacattaaaaatagagaaaaggtaATCTATTTTTGGCTTACACTACTGTAATTTGATTGTAAGGTACAGTCCTTGATAATAATGTGTTGTCTTCTCTCTTCATGCTATTGCAAAGATGTAATAGCTATTACAAATGCTCTCATTCAGGAATGCCGAAGATGGATTTAGTGGCATCAATATCCATCATGCAAGATGGAACATCTTAGAGTTTGAACAGAGGCCGTGTCACTACCCAGTGACACTGTACAGATGGTCTCATGATGACTAATAATGACTCCTTTCACCATAAATACCAGAGCAAATAGTGATTTTGACAGACTATGACAGCTGAAAttgggaggcagaagaaaaaGGGACTTCAGTTAGAAATTGAATGAATGGCATGATGAATATGTTTGTAGCACAGAAACAGTCCCTAAATATAGGAGGCACTTCACAGATGTTGATAGAATGAAAAGGGAAGTTAGACATGCAGATGTCTTACCTGAAATCAAGCATCTCAGAAGCCTATCTAATGGTAACTACtttgtctttgttcattctttgatTGGGCAGCTGGGTGAAAGTTGGCTGTAGCTGTTAATAGATTTGGAAGCTTTTACACTCAGAAGTGGGAAGCCTCAACAATGGGTCACATGCAAACCATGGGCTGGCCTTTATCAAGCTGGAATCAAATCCTAGCCTAGTGGCAAAAAGCAAGATAAGGGGAAAGGAGACCATGCTAGAAGATGTGTGTTAGTACCCTTCCTCCTCTGCCATTTTTGAAAGGGGAGAAGTTCCTTTATCACCCCCACAGGTCATGTAATAGGGTGTGACTCGCTTCTTCTGTGCCTTGCATCTCAAACCCCTAGGGGGGAGCATGCAGACAGGCAGGTCGTGGGGACCGTGGGCTCTGATGCCATGGCAGCATCTAGGGTTGAGTGTACAGCTTCCGAAGCCCCAGTGGGTTTATCTGACAGGCTCTTTCAGCTTAGCAGTCCACAGCTGGCTTATGTTaatcagctcaattagaccctctgccttatcacaaggacagaggaCTTTCTGTATCTCAGGGTTCTTACCCCAGTGTACCAGAAAAATCAGATCACACGTGGTCTTGAAGGATTAGTGCAatgttttattgagtggtggaagtagctctcagcagatagAGGGGGAGCCACCTGGAGTCAGGTCCCTCAGCGGCCGGGCTCTTCTGTAATGGCCCTCAGCCAAATTTCCCTTGGTGTTTCACAGTTGATGGCCTGCCAGCGTTTGTCAGTGTGTTCTTCTGCTGGTGTGTTCCTCTTGACATCCAGGCTTTGGTGTGTTTGCCCACTGTGGTctcagggtttttataggcacaggaggAGGGACATTGTGAGCCACGGTGGTACAAAGTGCTTCTGTATTTTCAGAGTTCTAGAAGTAGAGGATGTTTAGAAAACGCAACATTTGGGCATGAAAacaggagtgcctgtcctcacttAGGTCTGTTGGCACAGGccctacccagcacttccctgcccccttTCCATATCACTTTGAGGAAGTCTGGCCCCATCCTGATTTTGGATGTCACCAttgccttcctcctttccttctgtttACAGTCTTTGCCGGACATTGAAGGAATGACGAAAGAGCATACAGAAGGCAACTCCGCATTCACTCAGCGTTTCTTCATCTAACCTCTGTAAGGTATCCTAGGATTGGGTGAACTTTCTGTTCGTGAACTCCCTTTATTCCTGAAGGGAAAACAAGCCAACAGacatggacaaggaaaatatggttAGGAGAGGAGgataaaaggaagcaaaaaaggAGGTTATTGAAGGTGCTTCTGCATTTTCAGAGCTCTAGAAGTGGAGGATATTTGCGGTTCCCTGTGTTCTAAGCCTGTGCactcctttttgttgttgttcatttgtttgtttgttggcttattttgagacacagtttcgctctttttttttttttttttgagacggagtttcgctgttgttacccaggctggagtgcaatggcgcgatctcggctcaccgcaacctccgcctcctgggttcaggcaattctcctgcctcagcctcctgagtagctgggattacaggcacgcgccaccatgcccagctaatttttttttgtatttttagtagagacggggtttcaccatgttgaccaggatggtctcgatctcttgtcctcgtgatccacccgcctcggcctcccaaagtgctgggattacaggcttgagccaccgcgccccgcacagtttcactcttgttgcccaggctggagtgcaattgagtgttcttagctcactgcaacctccgcctcctgggttcaagcaatgtttttgcctcagccttccgagtagccaagattacaggcacccgtcaccacatctggctaatttttgtatttttagtgggacagggttttaccatgttgaccaggctggtctcgaactcctgacctcaggtgttcctccCTACTCATGTCTTTAAGCCCAGcactcgacctctcaaagtgctggggttatagacatGAGCTGCTGCGCCGGGCCTGGCTTGTgcacacttaaaagaaaaaaaagcaaaatcaagtgAAGAGTCCTAGATAGAGCTGTTAGTCCTTCTCAGTTCGCTGAACTCTGTGGTGGGTGGATGATCAAAGGCACAGACATGGTAGACGTGAAGTAACCCTGTATCTCTTGGGAACAACTGAAGAGAGCCCCAACATCTGGAAAACCTCCAaagttcttgttttttatttttccctttctagtACTGTAAACTGCCTACCTCTTTGTTCACTTTCCCATTTAAGTGCTGAAATACTGTGATGCTAAGATTTGGTTGTGAAAATATCCCTGGTGCCCGGAGAATATTCCTTTGCAAGTTCTGTCCCATTCCAAGTGGATTGAGGCTTTCATGAAGGTGGTTAAAGGGCTTTAGAATGTAATTGAGCCTATTTATTCCTGGTTAAGTGCTATACACATagatccttctttctttttcattattttacttgatATTAACTTTTCACTTACCCTCATTCCaggatttgatttatttttaaagacttggaATTTAAGACAAGAGACAAATAAGGTAATCTTGGGTCATCGTGGAATGGAGTATGTTTGACCACTCAGAATCTTAAACCCTGATGATTTGAAGAAATGCTGTTTGAAATATGGATGTCAGAATCCCACCAGCCCAGAGAGTAGTTCTAAGGAGGGGCCTGTCATTGCAATTGTGAGACAATGAAATGTAGAAGCTCAGCATGCATTTTGCTGACAGAATGCTTTGTGGGCAAATCCTGAAGCTGCCCTTTCCAGCACTGCCTCACTTTGCCCATTGTGTTATTGTGAGGATGGACTGGGacaatataaatagataaatagagaTACT
The Saimiri boliviensis isolate mSaiBol1 chromosome 18, mSaiBol1.pri, whole genome shotgun sequence genome window above contains:
- the LOC101045251 gene encoding keratin-associated protein 13-1 yields the protein MSYNCCSGNFSSRSCGGYLRYPGASCGSSYPRNLVYSTDLCSPSTCQLGSSLYRGCQEACWEPTSYQASCVESSPCQTSCYRPRTSTLFSPCQTTYSVPLGFGSSSCRPLGYGSRSCYSVGCGSSGFRSLGYGGCGFPSLGYGSGFCRPTYLASRSCQSSCYRPTCGSGFYY